A region from the Muribaculum gordoncarteri genome encodes:
- a CDS encoding prephenate dehydratase, translated as MKKRVTIQGVAGCYHDAAARNYFSNEEIETIPCDSFQEMFDHLATDASLLAILAIENTIAGSLLQNHELLRKNQTRIIGEYKMRISHTLAALPGQSIDQLTEVNSHPMALRQCEQFLLRHPNMKMIEKFDTAGSAKEIAENNLLGHAAVCGEYAAELYGLNILERSIETNKRNFTRFLILADPLLAAEIGPDESKINKASIVFTTPHTKGALSKVLTILSFYDINLSKIQSMPILGREWEYRFYADFTFDSYARYRQSIEAIKPLINDLRILGEYTECKNEI; from the coding sequence GATGCGGCCGCCCGCAACTATTTCAGCAACGAGGAAATCGAAACAATACCCTGCGACTCATTTCAGGAGATGTTTGACCATCTTGCAACCGATGCTTCATTGCTGGCCATCCTGGCCATCGAGAACACCATAGCGGGATCGCTGCTGCAGAATCACGAATTGTTGCGCAAGAACCAGACTCGCATCATAGGCGAATACAAAATGAGAATATCGCACACTCTTGCAGCGCTGCCGGGACAGTCGATCGACCAGCTCACCGAAGTCAACTCCCATCCCATGGCATTGCGACAGTGTGAGCAGTTTCTACTGCGTCACCCCAACATGAAGATGATTGAGAAGTTTGACACGGCAGGAAGCGCAAAGGAGATTGCCGAAAACAATCTGCTCGGACATGCGGCCGTGTGCGGTGAATATGCCGCTGAGCTCTACGGGCTCAACATCCTTGAGCGTAGCATCGAAACCAACAAGCGCAACTTCACCCGCTTCCTTATTCTCGCCGACCCGCTCCTCGCCGCCGAGATAGGCCCCGACGAAAGCAAGATAAACAAGGCATCAATCGTATTCACAACTCCCCACACCAAAGGAGCGTTGTCAAAAGTGCTCACCATCCTGTCGTTCTACGACATAAACCTGTCAAAGATTCAGTCGATGCCCATACTCGGGCGCGAATGGGAATACCGATTCTACGCCGACTTCACATTTGACAGTTACGCTCGCTACCGACAGTCAATCGAAGCAATCAAACCGTTAATCAACGACCTCCGTATTCTTGGAGAATATACCGAATGTAAAAATGAAATCTGA
- a CDS encoding prephenate dehydrogenase: protein MKILIIGAGKMGSFFCDVLSMKHDIAIYDTDPKRLLFTFNCRRFNNLEEIDEFAPDLVINAATVKYTIEAFNKVLPHLPEKCILSDIASVKTGLPEFYAKCGHPFVSTHPMFGPTFASLSNLSNENAIIIAESDHLGKVFFKDLYNELHLHIEEYTFSQHDETIAYSLSIPFASTLVFAGCMKHQDAPGTTFKRHLMIANGLMSEDDYLLSEILFNPHTSGQLEKIQAKLSQLQVIVENHDSEAMKHYLEEVRNNLK from the coding sequence ATGAAGATTTTGATTATAGGAGCGGGAAAAATGGGCTCGTTCTTCTGCGATGTATTGTCGATGAAGCATGACATAGCCATCTATGACACCGACCCCAAGCGACTCCTCTTCACATTCAACTGCCGCCGATTCAACAATCTTGAGGAGATTGACGAATTTGCGCCCGACCTCGTGATAAACGCCGCCACTGTAAAATACACCATCGAAGCGTTCAACAAGGTACTTCCCCATCTGCCCGAGAAGTGTATACTTAGTGACATCGCATCGGTAAAGACGGGTCTGCCGGAGTTCTATGCCAAATGCGGACATCCTTTTGTATCGACCCACCCGATGTTTGGCCCCACATTTGCATCGCTCAGCAACCTCAGCAACGAAAACGCCATAATAATTGCTGAAAGCGACCATCTCGGCAAGGTGTTTTTCAAGGATCTCTACAATGAGTTGCACCTGCACATCGAGGAGTACACCTTCAGTCAGCATGACGAAACGATAGCCTACTCGCTTTCAATACCGTTTGCCTCGACACTTGTGTTTGCCGGCTGCATGAAACACCAGGATGCTCCGGGCACGACATTCAAGCGTCACCTGATGATTGCCAACGGGCTAATGAGCGAGGACGACTATCTGCTCAGCGAAATTCTCTTTAATCCGCACACATCGGGTCAGCTTGAAAAAATACAGGCCAAGCTGAGCCAACTGCAGGTAATCGTCGAGAATCATGACTCCGAGGCAATGAAGCACTATCTTGAAGAGGTGCGCAACAATCTGAAATAA
- a CDS encoding bifunctional 3-deoxy-7-phosphoheptulonate synthase/chorismate mutase type II, translated as MNDLKPILPDGIEMPHPLIIAGPCSAETEEQVMNTARELARNGIKIFRAGIWKPRTKPGGFEGIGVEGLEWLKRVKAETGMLTATEVATRQHVEAALNAGVDILWIGARTSANPFAMQEIADSLAAAKVDIPVLVKNPVNPDLELWIGALQRIYNAGIRRIGAIHRGFSSYGKHLYRNLPQWHIPIELRRRMPNLPIICDPSHIGGKRELVAPLSQQALDMGFDGLIIESHCDPDCAWSDKAQQVTPDVLNFILNTLVLRDSTVTTESLTLLRQQIDELDNELLEVLNKRMRVSREIGQYKKEHRMPVLQIGRHDHIMQTRAKLAEEMGMSGEFMKTVLAAIHEESVRQQIEVFNDRTK; from the coding sequence ATGAATGATTTAAAGCCCATCCTTCCCGATGGAATAGAGATGCCCCACCCGCTGATAATAGCAGGTCCGTGCAGCGCCGAAACCGAGGAACAAGTAATGAACACCGCCCGCGAGCTGGCTCGTAACGGCATCAAGATATTCCGTGCCGGTATATGGAAACCGCGCACCAAGCCCGGAGGCTTTGAAGGTATAGGTGTAGAGGGTCTTGAATGGCTCAAAAGAGTAAAGGCCGAAACAGGAATGTTGACCGCTACCGAAGTGGCAACCCGTCAGCATGTCGAAGCTGCATTGAACGCAGGTGTCGACATCCTGTGGATAGGAGCCCGCACATCGGCCAACCCCTTCGCAATGCAGGAGATAGCCGACTCTCTTGCCGCCGCAAAGGTCGACATACCCGTACTTGTCAAGAATCCCGTAAACCCCGATCTCGAACTGTGGATAGGAGCGTTACAGCGCATCTACAATGCAGGCATACGCCGAATTGGCGCAATACATCGCGGATTCAGCTCCTACGGAAAGCATCTTTACCGCAACCTGCCCCAATGGCACATTCCCATCGAGCTGCGCCGCCGCATGCCCAACCTGCCCATAATATGCGACCCCAGCCACATTGGCGGAAAGCGCGAACTTGTAGCTCCGTTGTCGCAGCAGGCACTCGACATGGGATTTGACGGACTTATAATCGAAAGCCATTGCGACCCCGACTGCGCATGGAGCGACAAAGCTCAGCAGGTAACGCCCGATGTGTTGAACTTCATTCTCAACACCCTTGTGCTCCGCGACTCAACCGTAACGACCGAAAGCCTCACCCTTCTGCGTCAGCAAATCGATGAACTCGACAACGAGCTTCTTGAAGTTCTCAACAAGCGCATGAGAGTGTCACGCGAAATAGGACAATACAAGAAAGAACATAGAATGCCGGTACTGCAGATAGGCCGTCACGACCACATAATGCAGACACGCGCAAAGCTTGCCGAAGAGATGGGCATGAGCGGAGAATTCATGAAGACGGTGCTCGCCGCAATCCACGAGGAATCGGTGCGCCAGCAGATAGAGGTGTTCAACGACCGCACAAAATAA
- a CDS encoding pyridoxal phosphate-dependent aminotransferase, with protein sequence MKSESTTQIVPAKRVSEIQEYYFSRRLREVAQLNAQGADIISLGIGGPDRPPHSSVISTLADEAAKPGNHSYQPYVGIPQLRQAMADWYNRWYGVTLNPDTEIQPLIGSKEGILHVSLAFLNPGDGVLVPNPGYPTYTSVSRLAQAEIFNYDLTEEGGWMPDFDALERLPLDRIKLMWINYPHMPTGTPASLELFEKIVAFGKKHNIVIAHDNPYSFILNEKPLSLLQVDGARDIAIEMNSMSKSHNMAGWRVGMLASNPTFINWILKVKSNIDSGQFKPLMLAAVKGLEADKDWYDEVNATYASRRKVAEEIMSALNCTFDPRQKGLFLWGRIPDDEASSESLADRVLYEGRVFITPGFIFGSNGDRYIRISLCATEENMRKALDRINKMNNKQ encoded by the coding sequence ATGAAATCTGAATCAACAACACAAATAGTTCCGGCCAAACGAGTGTCGGAGATACAAGAATATTATTTTTCACGCCGACTGCGTGAAGTGGCACAACTCAACGCTCAGGGTGCCGACATCATATCGCTCGGAATCGGAGGTCCCGACCGTCCGCCCCACAGCTCGGTTATATCGACACTTGCCGACGAAGCCGCCAAGCCCGGCAACCACAGCTACCAGCCCTATGTAGGCATTCCGCAACTGCGTCAGGCAATGGCCGACTGGTACAACCGTTGGTATGGCGTGACACTAAACCCCGACACCGAGATTCAGCCGCTCATAGGCTCTAAGGAGGGAATACTTCACGTTTCGCTCGCATTCCTGAACCCCGGCGACGGCGTGCTCGTGCCCAATCCCGGCTACCCCACCTACACTTCGGTAAGCCGACTCGCACAGGCTGAGATATTCAACTACGACCTCACCGAGGAGGGCGGATGGATGCCCGATTTCGATGCTCTTGAACGCCTGCCCCTCGACCGCATCAAGCTCATGTGGATCAACTACCCCCACATGCCCACCGGAACTCCGGCATCGCTTGAGCTCTTTGAGAAGATTGTAGCTTTCGGCAAAAAGCACAACATAGTCATAGCCCACGACAACCCCTACAGCTTCATCCTCAACGAAAAGCCGTTGAGCCTGCTGCAGGTCGACGGAGCGCGTGACATAGCCATCGAGATGAACTCGATGAGCAAGTCACACAACATGGCCGGATGGCGCGTCGGCATGCTTGCATCCAATCCTACATTCATCAACTGGATACTCAAAGTGAAGTCCAACATCGACTCGGGACAATTTAAGCCGCTCATGCTGGCCGCAGTCAAGGGACTGGAAGCCGACAAGGATTGGTATGACGAGGTGAATGCCACCTACGCGTCACGGCGCAAGGTTGCCGAAGAGATAATGTCGGCGCTTAACTGCACATTCGACCCGCGCCAGAAAGGATTGTTCCTGTGGGGACGCATACCCGACGACGAAGCCTCCAGCGAGTCGCTCGCCGACCGAGTACTCTACGAAGGCCGCGTATTCATCACCCCGGGATTCATATTCGGAAGCAACGGCGACCGATACATACGCATATCACTGTGCGCCACCGAGGAGAACATGCGCAAGGCGCTTGACCGTATCAACAAAATGAATAACAAACAATAA
- the purT gene encoding formate-dependent phosphoribosylglycinamide formyltransferase produces MTKIGSVMTPVGRKALLLGSGELGKEVALELQRYGVEVIACDRYANAPAMQVAHRSYVFNMLDADELKAVVKRENPDHIIPEVEAIATGALRELEAEGYHVTPTAQAAWLTMNREGIRRLAAEELGLPTSRYKFASTFEEFKAAVEEIGLPCVIKPIMSSSGHGQSVARKPEDIERSWHISQEGGRAGAGRVIVEGFVDFDYEITLLTVRSCSGTTYCEPVGHIQVDGDYRYSWQPQPMTANALNRAREIARKITDALGGYGIFGVELFIKGDDVIFSEVSPRPHDTGMVTMISQDLSEFGLHARALLGLPVPAIRFYGPSASRAIVVEGDTDKVEFENLEQVLAEPGVQIRIFGKPEVKGHRRMGVILATDESVEAARAKAERAYNALKVNVLPR; encoded by the coding sequence ATGACTAAAATAGGTTCAGTTATGACGCCGGTAGGACGCAAAGCGTTACTGCTGGGCAGTGGAGAATTAGGAAAAGAAGTTGCTTTGGAACTACAGCGTTACGGCGTGGAGGTGATTGCTTGCGACCGTTACGCCAACGCTCCGGCCATGCAGGTGGCTCATCGCAGCTATGTGTTCAACATGCTTGATGCCGATGAACTGAAAGCCGTCGTTAAGCGCGAAAATCCCGACCACATCATCCCCGAGGTCGAGGCCATTGCTACCGGAGCATTGCGCGAACTCGAAGCCGAGGGATACCATGTAACGCCTACAGCTCAGGCCGCATGGCTTACAATGAATCGCGAAGGCATTCGTCGTCTTGCAGCCGAAGAGCTCGGACTTCCCACCTCACGCTATAAATTCGCATCCACATTTGAGGAATTCAAGGCGGCTGTCGAGGAGATAGGACTGCCATGCGTCATAAAGCCGATCATGAGCTCATCGGGTCACGGACAGAGCGTAGCACGCAAGCCCGAGGACATTGAGCGCTCATGGCACATATCACAGGAAGGCGGACGCGCCGGAGCCGGTCGCGTAATCGTGGAAGGATTTGTCGATTTCGACTACGAAATAACACTGTTGACTGTGCGCAGCTGCTCGGGAACAACCTATTGCGAGCCCGTAGGTCACATTCAGGTCGACGGCGACTACCGTTACTCATGGCAGCCTCAACCCATGACCGCCAATGCACTCAACCGCGCAAGAGAGATCGCCCGAAAGATAACCGACGCTCTGGGAGGCTATGGAATCTTCGGTGTAGAGCTCTTCATCAAGGGTGATGATGTAATATTCAGCGAAGTGTCGCCCCGTCCCCATGACACCGGTATGGTCACAATGATTTCACAGGATTTGAGCGAATTCGGACTTCATGCACGCGCCCTTCTCGGTCTTCCCGTGCCTGCAATCCGTTTCTACGGTCCTTCAGCGTCACGTGCCATCGTTGTTGAAGGCGACACCGACAAGGTGGAATTTGAAAATCTCGAACAGGTACTCGCCGAACCGGGTGTACAGATACGCATATTCGGCAAGCCCGAAGTTAAGGGACATCGCCGCATGGGTGTAATCCTTGCAACCGACGAGTCGGTAGAGGCAGCACGAGCAAAAGCCGAACGTGCCTACAATGCACTAAAGGTCAACGTACTGCCGCGCTGA